A window of the Bacillus sp. A301a_S52 genome harbors these coding sequences:
- a CDS encoding argininosuccinate synthase — translation MSKGKVVLAYSGGLDTSVSIKWLQEQYDYDVIALGLEIGEGKDLEALKEKALSVGADKAVIIDAKELLAEEYLLPALKSNCLYEGKYPLSSALSRPLISKLLVEVAEQEGAVAVAHGCTGKGNDQVRFEVSIQALNPDLEVIAPVREWGMNRDEEIAYAKEKNIPVPVNLEKPYSIDANIWGRACEAGVLEDTWKEAPEEAFDWTASIADAPDTPEYVEIEFKEGKPVALDGQALPLVTIIQQLNELGGKHGIGRIDHIENRLVGIKAREVYENPGALILINAHKEMEFLTLPKEVTQYKTQIDQKMTQLVYDGLWYSPLRTALESFINETQKNVNGKVKVKLWKGTHMVVARDSENSLYNEELATYSKGDAFDHNAAVGFIKLWGLSTKTYSQVNNKKPELVKADK, via the coding sequence ATGAGTAAAGGAAAAGTCGTTTTGGCTTATTCAGGAGGACTTGATACCTCCGTTTCTATTAAATGGTTGCAAGAACAATACGATTACGATGTTATTGCACTTGGTTTAGAAATAGGTGAAGGTAAAGATCTTGAAGCTCTTAAAGAAAAAGCATTGAGTGTTGGGGCAGATAAAGCGGTTATCATTGATGCAAAAGAATTGTTAGCAGAAGAATATTTGCTTCCTGCATTAAAATCTAATTGCTTATACGAAGGCAAATATCCGTTGTCGTCAGCTCTTTCACGTCCCTTAATTTCAAAACTGTTAGTTGAAGTCGCTGAACAAGAAGGAGCAGTTGCAGTCGCACATGGTTGTACTGGTAAAGGGAACGACCAAGTTCGATTTGAAGTATCGATCCAAGCATTAAATCCAGATCTTGAAGTTATTGCACCTGTCCGAGAATGGGGAATGAATCGAGACGAGGAAATTGCATATGCTAAAGAAAAGAATATCCCTGTTCCTGTAAATTTAGAGAAACCTTACTCTATTGATGCCAATATTTGGGGCAGAGCTTGTGAAGCAGGTGTCTTAGAAGATACGTGGAAAGAAGCACCAGAGGAAGCATTTGACTGGACGGCATCGATTGCAGACGCTCCTGATACACCTGAATATGTAGAAATTGAATTCAAAGAAGGTAAGCCTGTGGCATTGGACGGTCAGGCATTACCGTTAGTTACAATTATCCAGCAGTTAAATGAGCTCGGTGGTAAGCATGGTATCGGTCGTATTGACCATATTGAGAACAGACTGGTCGGCATTAAAGCCCGTGAAGTGTATGAAAATCCAGGCGCACTGATCTTAATTAATGCTCATAAAGAAATGGAATTTTTGACATTGCCAAAAGAAGTGACGCAATACAAAACACAGATCGATCAAAAAATGACACAGCTTGTCTATGATGGCTTATGGTATTCTCCTTTAAGAACAGCACTTGAAAGCTTTATTAACGAGACACAGAAAAACGTGAACGGTAAAGTGAAAGTGAAGCTTTGGAAAGGGACACATATGGTAGTGGCGCGTGATTCTGAAAATAGTTTATATAATGAAGAGTTAGCAACCTATTCAAAAGGTGATGCATTCGACCATAACGCAGCTGTTGGTTTCATTAAACTTTGGGGTCTTTCAACAAAAACGTATTCACAAGTAAACAATAAAAAGCCTGAACTTGTGAAAGCTGATAAATAG
- the argF gene encoding ornithine carbamoyltransferase translates to MESIQKKTDTDWTLQADHLLKIADLSSHEIMSLIEEAALLKQQLKEGVPHPHLQGKTLGMIFEKSSTRTRVSFEVGMMQLGGHALFLSSKDIQLGRGETVSDTAKVLSRYVDGLMIRTFSHETIEEFAHNATVPVINGLTDPHHPTQVLADLLTIYEQKGRLKGLKLCYVGDGNNNMTHSLLEGAALTGMSMTVASPSQYEPNEGILKNAQLMAEKNGATISFTHDPVEAVQQADVLVTDVWTSMGMEAEEAERLKHFQPYQVNTELAAHAKKDYIFLHCLPAHRGEEVTADIIDGSHSVVFDEAENRLHAQKALLKKIMKK, encoded by the coding sequence ATGGAAAGTATACAAAAAAAAACCGATACTGATTGGACACTTCAAGCGGATCATCTATTAAAAATAGCTGATTTATCTAGTCATGAAATAATGAGTTTAATTGAGGAAGCAGCCTTACTTAAGCAACAGTTGAAGGAGGGAGTTCCTCATCCTCACCTACAAGGGAAAACATTAGGCATGATTTTTGAGAAGTCATCAACACGAACGCGTGTTTCATTTGAAGTGGGGATGATGCAATTAGGGGGGCACGCTTTATTTTTAAGCTCAAAAGATATTCAGTTGGGCCGCGGAGAAACAGTTTCTGATACGGCTAAAGTGCTTTCTCGCTATGTTGATGGGTTAATGATACGAACATTTTCGCATGAGACAATTGAAGAATTTGCTCATAATGCCACCGTTCCTGTTATTAATGGTTTAACAGATCCTCATCATCCAACACAAGTACTTGCTGATTTACTCACAATATATGAGCAAAAAGGGCGTCTTAAAGGCCTTAAACTCTGTTATGTGGGAGATGGCAACAACAACATGACACACTCATTATTAGAAGGAGCAGCCTTGACAGGAATGTCCATGACCGTAGCGAGCCCTTCTCAATATGAACCTAACGAGGGTATATTAAAAAATGCTCAACTTATGGCTGAGAAAAATGGGGCAACTATTTCATTTACTCATGACCCAGTAGAAGCTGTCCAACAGGCAGATGTCCTCGTGACGGATGTGTGGACGAGTATGGGGATGGAAGCAGAAGAAGCTGAGAGACTGAAGCACTTTCAACCTTATCAAGTGAACACAGAATTAGCTGCCCATGCGAAAAAAGATTATATCTTTCTTCATTGTCTGCCAGCCCATCGTGGCGAAGAAGTTACAGCAGATATCATCGATGGGTCGCATTCCGTCGTGTTTGATGAAGCGGAAAATCGATTACATGCTCAAAAAGCATTGTTGAAAAAAATAATGAAAAAATGA
- a CDS encoding branched-chain amino acid aminotransferase: MIEAKVDIVEAKEKKAKPDPENLSFGKIFTDHMFTMEYTREKGWFNPKIEPYAPIELDPAAMIFHYSQSVFEGLKAYLDPEGHIQLFRPQENFKRMNRSNQRLSIPLINEELVLEYLKQLLTLEKEWIPSSDGTSLYIRPFIFATESSLSVAPAHSYKFIIILSPVGSYYPEGIHPVSIQIEHDYTRAVRGGTGTAKTGGNYSAGYIAQAKAADQGHAQVMWLDGVEKKYIEEVGSMNVFFKINGQVVTPELNDSILAGVTRKSIIELLHDWNIDVVERKISVSEIHEAYKEGTLEEAFGAGTAAVISPIGELSWGEEAMIINGRQTGDLTKSLYTTLTGIQTGKLSDPFGWTVKIKG, translated from the coding sequence GTGATCGAAGCGAAAGTAGATATTGTTGAAGCAAAAGAAAAGAAGGCGAAACCAGATCCAGAGAATTTATCTTTCGGTAAAATCTTTACCGACCATATGTTTACAATGGAATACACACGAGAAAAAGGTTGGTTTAACCCTAAAATCGAACCGTATGCACCGATTGAATTAGATCCTGCTGCGATGATTTTTCATTATAGTCAATCAGTTTTTGAAGGGTTAAAGGCTTATTTAGATCCTGAGGGGCATATTCAACTTTTCCGTCCACAGGAAAACTTTAAACGAATGAATCGATCAAATCAAAGGTTAAGTATTCCTTTAATTAACGAAGAACTTGTTTTAGAGTATTTAAAACAACTTTTAACATTGGAGAAAGAGTGGATTCCATCATCGGATGGGACGTCATTATACATAAGACCATTTATTTTTGCTACGGAATCAAGCCTGTCTGTAGCGCCAGCTCATTCCTATAAATTTATTATAATCTTATCACCTGTAGGTTCTTATTATCCAGAAGGCATTCATCCTGTGAGCATTCAAATCGAGCATGACTATACCCGTGCTGTTCGTGGAGGCACAGGGACTGCTAAAACAGGGGGGAACTATTCTGCTGGTTATATAGCTCAAGCGAAAGCAGCAGATCAAGGGCATGCTCAAGTAATGTGGTTAGACGGCGTTGAAAAAAAGTATATTGAAGAAGTTGGTAGTATGAATGTCTTCTTTAAAATAAACGGGCAAGTGGTAACGCCTGAATTAAATGATAGTATTTTAGCCGGAGTCACTAGAAAATCGATTATCGAGCTTTTACACGATTGGAATATTGATGTCGTTGAACGAAAAATTTCTGTATCTGAGATCCATGAAGCGTATAAAGAAGGCACGTTAGAGGAAGCATTTGGCGCTGGTACGGCTGCGGTCATCTCACCAATCGGTGAACTAAGTTGGGGCGAAGAGGCCATGATCATTAACGGCAGACAAACTGGTGACCTGACGAAATCCCTTTATACAACATTAACTGGGATTCAAACTGGAAAACTTTCTGATCCTTTTGGATGGACGGTGAAAATAAAGGGTTAA
- the argH gene encoding argininosuccinate lyase gives MSKLWGGRFTKETNKLVEEQTASIHFDKKLADEDIEGSIAHVHMLASTGIISEDEGKVIEGGLKTVHDKIKKGELTYSVANEDIHMNIEKFLIDEIGPLGGKLHTGRSRNDQVATDMHLYLKKHTENIISLLKAVQQAVINQATDHVDTILPGYTHLQRAQPVSFAHHLLAYFWMLQRDKERLIDSLKRVNGSPLGAGALAGTTFPLDRQQVANELGFDYVYPNSMDAVSDRDFILEFMSAASILMMHISRLSEELVIWSSQEFQFIELDDSFCTGSSIMPQKKNPDVPELLRAKTGRVYGNLMGLLTVLKGLPLAYNKDMQEDKEGMFDTVETLEGSLGMLAPMIDTMIVKVGNMKKAVSEDYSNATDIADYLVKKGMPFRQAHEVIGKIVLYGIDHNKYLLDLTLEEYHQFSELFEKDIYEVLAPEQVVRSRRSYGGTSQDEVRNQLDLARQFLQ, from the coding sequence ATGTCCAAATTATGGGGTGGAAGATTTACGAAAGAAACGAACAAACTTGTGGAAGAACAGACGGCATCGATACACTTTGATAAAAAACTGGCAGATGAAGATATAGAAGGAAGTATTGCTCACGTTCATATGCTAGCATCAACAGGGATTATTTCGGAAGACGAAGGGAAAGTAATTGAAGGTGGGTTAAAAACAGTACATGACAAAATAAAAAAAGGTGAACTAACGTATTCAGTGGCCAACGAAGATATACATATGAATATTGAAAAGTTCCTCATTGATGAAATTGGCCCACTTGGCGGAAAGCTGCATACTGGACGAAGTCGAAATGATCAAGTTGCCACTGATATGCATCTGTATTTAAAGAAACATACAGAGAACATTATCAGTCTTTTAAAAGCTGTACAACAAGCAGTCATTAATCAAGCCACAGACCACGTGGATACGATTCTACCAGGTTATACGCATTTACAGCGGGCACAACCTGTCTCTTTTGCCCATCATTTGCTCGCTTATTTTTGGATGCTTCAGCGTGATAAAGAACGCCTTATTGACAGTTTAAAACGGGTAAATGGCTCACCACTAGGAGCAGGGGCACTTGCAGGGACAACGTTCCCATTGGACAGACAGCAAGTTGCTAATGAATTAGGGTTCGATTATGTTTACCCAAACAGTATGGATGCAGTCAGTGATAGAGATTTTATTTTAGAATTTATGTCTGCTGCTTCGATCTTAATGATGCATATTTCCCGTTTATCAGAAGAACTCGTTATTTGGAGCAGTCAAGAGTTTCAATTTATTGAATTGGATGATTCGTTTTGCACAGGTTCAAGCATTATGCCACAAAAGAAAAACCCGGATGTGCCTGAACTTCTCCGAGCTAAGACAGGACGTGTTTACGGAAACCTCATGGGGCTGTTAACAGTTTTAAAAGGACTTCCACTCGCATACAACAAAGACATGCAGGAAGACAAAGAAGGTATGTTTGATACGGTTGAAACATTAGAAGGCTCATTGGGCATGCTTGCTCCAATGATTGATACGATGATCGTCAAAGTAGGTAACATGAAAAAAGCAGTTTCTGAAGATTATTCTAATGCCACAGATATTGCGGATTACCTTGTTAAAAAAGGCATGCCATTTAGACAAGCGCATGAAGTGATTGGAAAAATAGTATTATATGGTATTGATCATAACAAATACTTGCTTGACTTGACGTTAGAAGAATATCATCAATTTAGTGAATTATTTGAGAAAGATATTTACGAGGTCCTTGCTCCCGAACAAGTGGTCAGAAGCCGTCGAAGTTATGGAGGCACTTCTCAAGACGAAGTAAGGAATCAATTAGATCTTGCCCGTCAATTTCTTCAGTGA